In Chloroflexota bacterium, the DNA window GGTCATCATGATCGTCTACGCCGCTTCGCAGGGCAAGCTGCGAATCCAGACGTTGCGCAAGCACCTCGGATTCTTCCTCACGATCGGCTCGCTCCCGGCGCTGAGCACCGCGCTCTCGTACACGGCCGTGTTCTATATCGATCCGGGCACCGCCTCGCTATTGCAGCAGACCGCCGTGATCTACGGCGTGCTGATCGGCGTCATCTGGCTGCGCGAAAAGCTGGCATGGCGGCAGGTGATCGGTGCGCTGGTCTGCCTCGTGGGCGTCGGCATTATCACCTTCCAGCCGGGCGACTACTTGCGCGCAGGCGCAATGCTCGTGCTCGTCAGCACGTTCCTGTATGCGCTGCACGCCGCGATCACCAAGCGCTACGGCGGCCCCATCGACTTCGTCGAGTTCTTCTTGTGGCGCGTAACAACGATGACGGCGTTCCTCTTCATCGGCGCGCTGGCGCAGGGCATCGTGCGCGGACCCGCCGAGCCGGCCGGCTGGGGGCTCGTCGTGTTCACCGGCACGCTGGACGTGGTCGTCAGCCGGTCGCTGTACTACCTGACGCTGCGGCGGATGCCGGTCTCGGTCTTCTCGCTGGTGTTGACATTGAGCCCGGTCGTGGCGATTCTTTGGTCACTCGGGCTGTTCGGCATCCAGCCGACGCTGGTGCAGGCGGCCGGCGGCGCGGCCGTCCTGATCGGCGTCGCCATCGTCACCACCGGCCGCGCGTAGAAGCGCGCATGGTCGGGGCGCACAGGTTGGGCAAACATGTTGGGGCGCACGGCCGTGCGCCCCTATCGCCCATGTGTATGTGGGGCATCGTGTTCTGTGTGTGATTTCGTGTTCCTTCGTGGAGAAGATCAAATGACCCGCATGGCGCTGATCGTGATCGACATCCAGAAAGACTTCTGGCAGCCGCTGGCGCACGAGCCGGGATTGACGGTATTCCCGGAGAACGTCCACGCTCTGCTCGCCACGGCGCGGCGGCACGGCCTGCTGGTCGTGCACACGCAGGCGATCTTCCAGCCCGACCGCAGCGACTGGATGCTGTTCTACCGCCCGGAGGGGCGCGGCCAGGTGCCGTGCATCGCCGGCACGCCGGGGGTCGCGTTCGAGCCGTTCGCCGCGCCGCTGCCCGGTGAGCCGGTCATCCAGAAGCAGACGTTCGACGGCTTC includes these proteins:
- a CDS encoding DMT family transporter, translating into MNSPTVNRTVPLLVTALLAVDGLHFVFARALSGILPATTSAMLVTGTASVIMIVYAASQGKLRIQTLRKHLGFFLTIGSLPALSTALSYTAVFYIDPGTASLLQQTAVIYGVLIGVIWLREKLAWRQVIGALVCLVGVGIITFQPGDYLRAGAMLVLVSTFLYALHAAITKRYGGPIDFVEFFLWRVTTMTAFLFIGALAQGIVRGPAEPAGWGLVVFTGTLDVVVSRSLYYLTLRRMPVSVFSLVLTLSPVVAILWSLGLFGIQPTLVQAAGGAAVLIGVAIVTTGRA
- a CDS encoding cysteine hydrolase, whose protein sequence is MTRMALIVIDIQKDFWQPLAHEPGLTVFPENVHALLATARRHGLLVVHTQAIFQPDRSDWMLFYRPEGRGQVPCIAGTPGVAFEPFAAPLPGEPVIQKQTFDGFAGTGLADLLAQHGIRAALIAGLETSVCVLFTATSAYLRRIVPLVVRDACGDSADRHAVTLQMYDRLSFQTVTTDDVVNDLDGVVQRAAVFTIE